A single window of Methylomarinum sp. Ch1-1 DNA harbors:
- the orn gene encoding oligoribonuclease — MAQDPNNLIWIDLEMTGLDPDNDLIIEIATIVTDKDLNILAEGPVLAVHQSDETLAAMDDWNQQHHGQSGLIERVKASTIDEAEAQRQTLEFLKQWVPENKSPMCGNSICQDRRFLYRYMTELEDYFHYRNLDVSTLKELAARWAPGLPEGFSKKALHKALDDIMESIDELKYYREHFIKV; from the coding sequence ATGGCTCAGGACCCTAATAATCTCATCTGGATTGACCTGGAAATGACCGGTTTAGATCCCGATAACGATTTGATTATTGAAATAGCGACGATAGTCACGGACAAGGATCTCAATATTTTGGCGGAAGGTCCGGTGTTGGCGGTGCATCAATCCGATGAAACGCTGGCGGCGATGGATGATTGGAATCAGCAGCATCATGGCCAATCCGGTTTGATCGAACGGGTCAAGGCCTCGACGATAGACGAAGCCGAGGCGCAACGGCAAACGTTGGAATTTTTAAAACAATGGGTGCCGGAAAATAAATCGCCGATGTGCGGCAACAGCATCTGTCAGGACAGACGTTTTTTGTATCGCTACATGACGGAGCTGGAAGATTATTTTCATTACCGCAATCTGGACGTCTCCACGTTGAAGGAATTGGCCGCGCGTTGGGCGCCGGGCTTGCCGGAAGGCTTCAGCAAAAAGGCCTTGCACAAGGCGCTGGACGACATCATGGAGTCGATAGACGAGCTTAAATACTACCGGGAACACTTTATTAAAGTCTGA
- the crcB gene encoding fluoride efflux transporter CrcB: MSQLIAVAFGGAIGATLRFLVSSGVYQWLGRGFPYGTLSVNIIGSFLIGLMTEALILQRIAISMEYRAAILVGVFGSLTTFSTFSLETLYLIEQGNLLKASLNILVSVFACLFAVWIGLLLGRTLFMYSGGVVRWMGWAFPYALVVVNAIGAFIIGIVSTILMHKIDLSLEYRAALVTVMVGVFITLSSLYLILYLIESGHSFESHLSAMLGVFMSNVLVCGMALWLGLLAGKQI; encoded by the coding sequence ATGAGTCAGTTAATCGCAGTGGCTTTCGGCGGCGCTATCGGCGCGACGCTCCGCTTTCTGGTTTCTTCCGGCGTTTATCAGTGGCTGGGGCGCGGCTTCCCTTACGGCACGCTGAGCGTCAACATCATCGGTTCGTTTCTGATCGGCTTGATGACCGAGGCGTTGATTCTGCAGCGCATCGCGATCTCGATGGAATACCGGGCGGCGATATTGGTCGGTGTGTTCGGTTCGCTGACGACCTTTTCCACTTTTTCATTGGAGACGCTGTATCTGATCGAGCAGGGCAACTTGCTGAAAGCGTCGTTGAATATATTGGTCAGCGTGTTCGCCTGTTTATTCGCGGTGTGGATCGGCTTGTTGCTGGGCCGTACGCTGTTCATGTATTCCGGCGGCGTCGTGCGTTGGATGGGCTGGGCTTTCCCTTACGCCTTGGTAGTGGTCAATGCGATCGGCGCCTTCATCATCGGCATCGTCAGCACGATATTGATGCATAAAATCGACCTTTCGCTGGAATATCGTGCGGCGCTGGTGACGGTCATGGTCGGCGTGTTCATCACCTTGTCCAGTCTGTATCTGATTCTTTATTTGATCGAGAGCGGCCATTCCTTCGAATCCCACCTGAGCGCAATGCTGGGCGTGTTCATGAGTAACGTGTTGGTCTGCGGCATGGCGCTGTGGCTTGGACTTTTGGCGGGGAAACAAATATGA
- a CDS encoding DUF190 domain-containing protein codes for MNKEITIARVYSLEGHDQLNHILDILRDEEGILGATVTRGIAGFGVSKEIHTSTLLNLSLELPLIIEFYDETDKVLRAIEKLKQRLELKHIISWPATAHIDQA; via the coding sequence ATGAACAAAGAAATCACCATCGCCCGCGTTTATTCGCTGGAAGGTCATGATCAACTGAATCATATTCTCGACATCCTGCGAGACGAAGAGGGCATATTGGGCGCGACCGTCACCCGAGGCATCGCCGGTTTTGGCGTGTCCAAGGAAATCCACACCTCGACGCTGCTGAATCTGTCGCTGGAGCTGCCGTTGATTATCGAGTTTTATGACGAGACCGATAAGGTGTTGCGGGCGATCGAAAAGCTGAAGCAGCGGCTGGAATTAAAACACATCATCAGTTGGCCGGCGACGGCGCATATCGATCAGGCATAA
- the serS gene encoding serine--tRNA ligase — protein MLDPRLFRTDIELVKQQLARRAFDFDAAAYEALEGRRKEIQVRTQELQNERNTRSKSIGQAKAKGEDIQPLLDQVQHLGDELKAAEGELAEIQAQMTTILEGIPNFLDDAVPAGKSDEDNVEISRWGDAPEFAFEPKDHVELGEGLKGMDFELGAKIASARFVVLKGQLASLQRAIIQLMLDTHINEHGYDETYVPFMANADSLRGTGQLPKFEEDLFKVNNDPTFYLIPTAEVPVTNIVRDMIVDAKDMPLKFVSHTPCFRSEAGAYGSDVRGMIRQHQFEKVELVQIVKAEDSPKAHEELTHHAENILKKLKLPYRKVLLCSGDTGFSSSKTYDLEVWLPGQQKYREISSCSNFRDFQARRLQARWRNPETGKPELVHTLNGSGLAAGRTLIAVLENYQNEDGSVTVPEALRPYLGGKEVLK, from the coding sequence ATGTTAGACCCCCGATTATTCAGAACCGATATCGAATTAGTCAAACAGCAATTGGCCAGACGCGCTTTTGACTTTGATGCGGCCGCCTATGAGGCGCTGGAAGGCCGGCGCAAAGAGATCCAGGTCAGAACTCAGGAGTTGCAGAACGAGCGCAACACTCGCTCGAAATCGATCGGTCAGGCCAAGGCCAAAGGGGAAGACATCCAGCCGTTGTTGGATCAGGTGCAGCATCTGGGCGACGAACTGAAGGCCGCGGAAGGCGAATTGGCGGAAATCCAGGCGCAAATGACGACGATCCTGGAAGGCATTCCGAACTTTCTCGATGACGCCGTGCCGGCCGGCAAAAGCGACGAGGACAATGTCGAAATCAGCCGTTGGGGCGATGCGCCGGAATTCGCCTTCGAGCCGAAAGATCACGTCGAACTCGGCGAAGGGCTGAAAGGCATGGATTTCGAGCTCGGCGCCAAGATCGCCAGCGCCCGCTTCGTCGTGCTGAAAGGCCAGCTGGCCAGTCTGCAGCGGGCGATTATCCAGTTGATGCTGGATACGCATATCAACGAGCACGGTTATGACGAAACCTATGTGCCGTTCATGGCCAATGCGGACAGCCTGCGGGGCACCGGACAGCTGCCGAAATTCGAGGAAGACCTGTTCAAGGTCAACAACGATCCGACGTTTTACCTGATTCCGACTGCCGAAGTGCCGGTGACCAATATCGTCCGCGACATGATCGTAGACGCCAAGGACATGCCGTTGAAATTCGTCAGTCATACCCCGTGTTTCCGCAGCGAGGCCGGCGCCTACGGCAGCGATGTGCGCGGCATGATCCGCCAGCATCAGTTCGAAAAGGTCGAGCTGGTGCAGATCGTCAAGGCCGAAGATTCGCCTAAGGCGCATGAGGAATTGACCCATCATGCCGAAAACATCCTGAAGAAATTGAAACTGCCGTACCGCAAGGTGTTGCTGTGTTCCGGCGACACCGGCTTTTCTTCGTCAAAAACCTATGACCTGGAAGTTTGGTTGCCCGGCCAGCAGAAATACCGGGAAATCTCATCGTGCAGCAACTTCAGGGATTTTCAGGCGCGCAGATTGCAGGCGCGTTGGCGCAACCCGGAAACCGGCAAGCCGGAGTTGGTGCACACGCTGAACGGCTCCGGCCTGGCCGCCGGCAGAACCCTGATCGCAGTGCTGGAAAACTATCAGAACGAAGACGGCAGCGTCACGGTGCCGGAAGCGTTGCGTCCGTATCTGGGCGGCAAGGAAGTGCTCAAATAA